One window from the genome of Flavobacterium agricola encodes:
- a CDS encoding pyridoxal phosphate-dependent aminotransferase: MNPLSDRIKNLSVSQTLAMAAKARELKAQGIDIISLSLGEPDFFTPDVIKEAAKRAIDENWSTYSPVDGYVELKQAIQHKFKRDNNLTYDLNQIVVSTGAKQSLYNIAQAMINPGDEVILPAPYWVSYSEIVKMAGGIPVEVPTTVESDFKMTPAQLAAAVTPKTKMMWFSSPCNPSGSIYNKEELTALAEVLVKNNIYVVSDEIYEHINFTGNHCSIASIPGMFDLTITVNGVAKAFAMTGYRIGYIGAPEAIAKACTKLQGQVTSGANSIAQRATITAIETDPKTFSYMTEAFHKRRDLVVGLLKEIPGFKINIPEGAFYVFPDVSEFFGKTLKGTLINNADDFSLFLLEHANVATVTGAAFGNANCIRLSYAISEELLKEALRRIKDVTAF, encoded by the coding sequence ATGAATCCACTATCTGACAGAATCAAAAACCTATCTGTTTCTCAAACCTTAGCTATGGCAGCTAAAGCAAGAGAACTAAAAGCCCAAGGAATTGATATTATTAGTTTAAGTTTAGGGGAGCCAGATTTTTTTACACCTGATGTAATTAAAGAAGCAGCAAAACGTGCGATTGATGAAAACTGGAGTACCTACTCACCAGTTGATGGGTACGTAGAATTAAAACAAGCTATTCAACATAAATTTAAACGTGACAATAATTTAACTTACGATTTAAATCAAATTGTAGTTTCTACCGGAGCAAAACAATCTTTATACAACATAGCACAAGCTATGATAAATCCTGGGGACGAAGTTATTTTACCTGCTCCTTATTGGGTTTCTTACTCTGAAATTGTTAAAATGGCTGGTGGAATTCCGGTTGAAGTTCCGACTACGGTAGAAAGCGATTTTAAAATGACGCCAGCGCAATTAGCAGCAGCTGTTACGCCTAAAACAAAAATGATGTGGTTTAGTTCGCCTTGTAACCCATCAGGTTCTATTTACAATAAAGAAGAATTAACAGCATTAGCTGAAGTTTTAGTTAAAAATAATATTTACGTAGTTTCTGACGAAATTTACGAACACATAAATTTTACGGGCAATCACTGCTCAATTGCTTCAATACCGGGCATGTTTGATTTAACCATTACCGTTAATGGTGTTGCCAAAGCATTTGCTATGACCGGCTACCGAATTGGTTATATTGGAGCGCCAGAAGCTATTGCAAAAGCTTGTACAAAACTGCAAGGGCAAGTAACTTCTGGAGCAAACTCAATTGCGCAACGCGCTACCATTACAGCCATTGAAACCGATCCGAAAACATTTAGTTACATGACTGAAGCTTTTCATAAACGCAGAGATTTAGTAGTTGGTTTACTAAAAGAAATTCCTGGTTTTAAAATTAACATACCAGAAGGAGCGTTTTATGTTTTTCCTGATGTTTCTGAGTTTTTTGGTAAAACCTTAAAAGGGACCTTAATTAACAATGCCGACGATTTTTCGTTATTTTTACTAGAGCATGCTAATGTTGCTACGGTAACCGGAGCAGCTTTTGGTAATGCTAATTGCATCCGTTTATCTTATGCTATAAGCGAAGAATTACTTAAAGAAGCATTACGCAGAATTAAAGATGTTACCGCTTTTTAA
- a CDS encoding cation diffusion facilitator family transporter, translating into MSTAKKEAIRTTYFSIVSSFSLALIKGIAGVLGNSYALIADAIESTADVFASILVLFGIKYAHKPADYDHPYGHGKAEALVTFVVVGILLFSAGFIAYQSIENITTPHEGPKAWTLLVLLGIIVWKEYSFQVVMKKAKKINSSALAADAWHHRSDAITSVTAFVGITIALTMGPGYESADDWAALFAALFIIYNSYKIFKPALNEVMDETSYPEIEEKIRAIAAQVPDILGTEKCIIRKSGIKYHVELHALVEENMTVRKSHDLGHVLKDTLNKKIPELGYIIIHIEPNNCTNC; encoded by the coding sequence ATGTCAACAGCAAAAAAAGAAGCAATTCGCACCACCTATTTTAGCATTGTAAGCAGTTTTTCGCTGGCTTTAATAAAAGGCATTGCTGGTGTTTTAGGTAATTCGTATGCGCTAATTGCTGATGCAATAGAATCTACTGCTGATGTTTTTGCTTCGATTTTGGTTTTATTTGGTATTAAATACGCGCACAAACCTGCTGATTACGACCATCCGTACGGACACGGAAAAGCTGAAGCTTTAGTAACTTTTGTTGTTGTAGGTATTTTACTTTTTTCGGCCGGATTTATTGCTTATCAAAGTATTGAAAACATAACAACACCCCACGAAGGTCCGAAGGCTTGGACCTTGCTTGTTTTGTTAGGAATTATTGTTTGGAAAGAATATTCGTTTCAGGTCGTAATGAAAAAAGCAAAAAAAATTAATTCATCTGCCTTAGCGGCTGATGCCTGGCACCACCGAAGCGATGCCATTACATCGGTTACCGCATTTGTAGGAATTACAATTGCTTTAACCATGGGGCCGGGTTATGAATCGGCTGATGATTGGGCCGCCCTTTTTGCTGCCTTATTTATTATATACAACAGCTATAAAATTTTTAAACCTGCTTTAAATGAGGTAATGGATGAAACCTCGTACCCTGAAATTGAAGAAAAAATCAGAGCGATTGCCGCACAAGTTCCCGATATTTTAGGCACCGAGAAATGCATTATTAGAAAATCAGGAATTAAATATCATGTAGAACTTCATGCACTGGTTGAGGAAAACATGACAGTAAGAAAAAGTCATGATTTGGGCCATGTTTTAAAAGATACGCTTAATAAAAAAATTCCCGAATTGGGTTATATTATTATTCATATTGAACCTAATAATTGTACAAACTGTTAA
- a CDS encoding Crp/Fnr family transcriptional regulator, with product MDLLIQNFQKHVDLTEEEQRLILSLVEKESYKARTILLKPGEIANITYFVIEGMIRSYTVDTNGTEHVLSLASPNWFITDMYSLVSRKPAQQYLSVINDAIVYKLSRENQEKLYVQVPKLERFFRILIEKSVVAHQQRLIDNLSLTAEDRYAKFCSKYPDFIQCIPQKYIASYIGVTPEFFSKMKARLLKR from the coding sequence TTGGATTTACTTATACAAAACTTTCAGAAACATGTTGATCTTACTGAAGAAGAACAACGCTTAATTTTAAGCTTAGTGGAGAAAGAAAGCTATAAAGCACGTACCATTTTATTAAAACCCGGAGAAATTGCCAATATTACTTATTTTGTAATTGAAGGCATGATTCGCAGTTACACGGTAGATACCAACGGAACCGAACATGTTTTAAGTTTGGCATCACCCAATTGGTTTATAACTGATATGTACAGTTTGGTTTCTAGAAAACCGGCGCAACAATATTTATCTGTAATAAACGATGCGATTGTTTATAAACTGAGCCGTGAAAATCAGGAAAAACTTTATGTACAAGTACCTAAGTTAGAACGCTTTTTTAGAATTTTAATTGAAAAATCGGTTGTAGCACATCAACAACGTTTAATTGATAATTTGTCGTTAACGGCAGAAGATCGTTATGCTAAATTTTGTTCTAAATATCCTGATTTTATTCAATGCATTCCGCAAAAATACATTGCATCTTATATTGGGGTTACGCCCGAATTTTTTAGTAAAATGAAAGCACGTTTATTAAAACGGTAA
- a CDS encoding cation:proton antiporter, producing MAKYRNSVFYMLMIALFGFIMYWVGNQGKFLEQKNSSDIVTQAVTSEGYFQDFLNSLQHNLEHPLAVLLIQIITIVLVARFFGWIFKKIGQPSVIGEIIAGIALGPSFFGSYFPELSAALFPVESLGNLEFLSQIGLILFMFVVGMELDLKVIKSKANDAIVISHLSIIIPFTLGMVLAYSIFTQFAPPGVEFLSFALFLGIAMSITAFPVLARIVQERDIHKTKLGTVVITAAAADDITAWCILAAVIAIVKAGSFISSLYVIALAIIYVLLMLYMVRPFLKRVADSSSNGKNLTKSLVAIFLITLIISAYATEVIGIHALFGAFMTGAIMPDNMRFRQAFIEKVEDVALTLFLPLFFVYTGLRTEMGLINDAYLWKITGLIILVAVVGKFIGSAFAAKFVGQSWKDSLTIGALMNTRGLMELVVLNIGFDLGVLNGEVFAMMVIMALVTTFMTGPSIDIINKIFKSSDEVIEQVSYKNKFKILFSFANQAKGKKLLLLSNALSKKQINNSSVTALLVAPSDEIFGFEDNYEEEHLDPVIEECQALNQKVNTMFKVSSDVETEIINVANNGDYDLLLVDAGESIFEGTLLGRLLGFTTQIVNPDRILNKVMRKEGLFENTPFNETTHQITLHSKIPTGILIDKNLEKIDTIIIPIFTKDDIFLIEYAQKFIHNNDSQVIIIDVLHQVNHNFMIKELIRSIEQVKPNHISVIDPKDISPEIFSQQDLMVVSIESWKKLIETRSIWLKNIPSVLIFKS from the coding sequence ATGGCAAAATATAGAAATTCAGTTTTTTATATGTTAATGATTGCCCTTTTTGGCTTCATTATGTATTGGGTTGGCAATCAAGGTAAATTCCTTGAGCAGAAAAATAGTAGTGATATAGTTACGCAAGCAGTAACTTCAGAAGGTTATTTTCAAGATTTTTTAAATTCGTTGCAACATAATTTAGAACATCCGTTGGCGGTGTTATTAATTCAAATTATTACCATTGTTTTGGTAGCACGTTTTTTTGGATGGATTTTTAAAAAAATCGGACAACCCTCTGTTATTGGTGAAATTATTGCTGGTATTGCCTTAGGGCCATCTTTTTTTGGTAGTTATTTTCCAGAACTTTCTGCAGCACTTTTTCCTGTTGAATCTTTAGGTAACTTAGAATTTTTAAGCCAAATCGGTTTAATATTATTCATGTTTGTTGTAGGGATGGAGCTAGATTTAAAAGTGATAAAAAGCAAAGCTAACGATGCCATTGTAATATCGCATTTAAGTATTATTATTCCATTTACTTTAGGAATGGTGTTGGCGTATTCTATTTTTACGCAATTTGCTCCTCCTGGGGTAGAATTTTTATCCTTCGCCTTATTTTTAGGTATTGCTATGAGCATTACTGCCTTTCCGGTTTTAGCACGTATTGTACAAGAACGTGACATTCATAAAACCAAATTAGGAACGGTAGTTATTACAGCCGCAGCGGCTGATGATATTACTGCATGGTGTATTTTAGCCGCGGTAATTGCTATTGTTAAAGCAGGTTCTTTTATTAGTTCTTTATATGTTATTGCCTTAGCAATTATATACGTATTACTAATGTTGTACATGGTACGTCCGTTTTTAAAACGCGTTGCCGATTCGAGCTCAAACGGTAAAAACTTAACCAAATCGTTGGTAGCTATATTTTTAATTACCTTAATTATATCCGCTTATGCAACTGAGGTTATTGGTATTCATGCCTTATTTGGTGCTTTTATGACCGGTGCTATTATGCCAGATAATATGCGTTTTAGACAAGCTTTTATTGAAAAGGTAGAGGATGTTGCCTTAACCTTATTCTTACCCTTGTTCTTTGTTTACACCGGTTTACGAACCGAAATGGGATTAATTAACGATGCGTACTTATGGAAAATTACTGGGCTAATTATTTTAGTTGCCGTAGTTGGTAAATTTATAGGTAGTGCATTTGCCGCCAAATTTGTTGGGCAAAGTTGGAAAGATAGCTTAACCATTGGTGCTTTAATGAATACGCGTGGTTTAATGGAATTGGTGGTGCTTAATATCGGTTTTGATTTAGGTGTTTTAAACGGCGAAGTTTTTGCCATGATGGTAATTATGGCTCTGGTAACAACGTTTATGACCGGTCCATCTATCGATATAATTAATAAAATATTCAAATCTTCTGACGAGGTAATCGAACAAGTTTCATATAAAAATAAATTTAAAATTTTGTTTTCGTTTGCCAATCAGGCAAAAGGTAAAAAGCTATTGTTATTAAGTAACGCGCTTTCTAAAAAGCAAATTAATAATTCATCGGTAACTGCCTTGTTAGTTGCGCCTTCTGACGAAATTTTTGGTTTCGAGGATAATTATGAAGAAGAACATTTAGATCCGGTTATTGAAGAATGTCAAGCTTTAAATCAAAAGGTAAATACCATGTTTAAGGTTTCTTCTGATGTAGAAACCGAAATTATTAATGTGGCCAATAATGGCGATTACGATTTACTTTTGGTTGATGCAGGCGAATCTATTTTTGAAGGAACCTTGTTAGGCCGTTTGCTAGGTTTTACCACGCAAATAGTAAATCCAGATCGAATTTTAAACAAAGTAATGCGTAAAGAAGGATTGTTCGAAAACACACCGTTTAACGAAACAACCCATCAAATTACCTTACATAGTAAAATACCAACCGGAATTTTAATTGATAAAAATCTAGAAAAAATAGATACCATTATTATTCCAATTTTTACAAAAGATGATATATTTTTAATTGAATATGCACAAAAGTTTATTCACAACAACGATTCGCAAGTTATTATAATTGATGTGCTGCATCAGGTAAATCATAACTTTATGATTAAAGAACTGATCCGATCTATCGAGCAGGTTAAACCAAATCATATTTCAGTGATCGATCCAAAAGATATTTCGCCCGAAATTTTCTCACAACAAGATTTAATGGTGGTAAGTATTGAAAGTTGGAAAAAATTGATTGAAACCCGAAGCATTTGGTTAAAAAATATTCCTTCCGTATTAATATTCAAATCCTAA
- a CDS encoding LytR/AlgR family response regulator transcription factor: MEPIKCILIDDELPSLTYLKAIVEQIDTVEVVKVYNQSEKFLAEYKNLDFDLVVSDIQMPVLDGLALANIMQNKQFIFTTAFRDFAVEAFELNAVDYLTKPIQKERLEKAIAKAQMTTAIKPEPVSFCTLNTDRGKMVLQFSDILYIKVSDADPRDKIALLPELVEVVLKNITFKELNKILPAELFCQINKKEIIAYSAVNFFTADAITTKIRKNNGFLELVLSPNFAAKFRLK, encoded by the coding sequence ATGGAACCCATTAAATGTATTTTAATTGATGATGAGCTACCGAGCTTAACCTACTTAAAAGCGATTGTAGAACAAATTGATACGGTAGAAGTTGTAAAAGTTTACAATCAGTCAGAAAAATTTTTAGCCGAGTATAAAAATTTAGATTTTGATTTGGTTGTTTCTGACATACAAATGCCAGTGTTAGATGGTTTAGCTTTGGCTAATATTATGCAAAACAAGCAATTTATTTTTACTACCGCATTTCGAGATTTTGCCGTTGAAGCTTTTGAATTAAACGCGGTAGATTATTTAACCAAGCCGATACAAAAAGAACGATTAGAAAAAGCCATTGCAAAGGCTCAAATGACAACTGCAATAAAACCAGAACCGGTAAGTTTTTGTACCTTAAATACTGATCGTGGTAAAATGGTTTTGCAATTTTCTGATATTTTATACATCAAAGTTTCGGATGCTGATCCGAGAGATAAAATTGCGCTGCTACCAGAATTAGTAGAAGTTGTATTAAAAAACATTACGTTTAAAGAATTAAATAAAATACTTCCTGCCGAGCTTTTTTGTCAAATCAATAAAAAAGAAATCATTGCTTATAGTGCCGTTAATTTTTTTACTGCTGATGCTATTACTACCAAAATTCGTAAAAACAACGGTTTTTTAGAATTGGTTTTAAGCCCCAATTTTGCAGCTAAATTCCGTTTAAAATAA
- a CDS encoding histidine kinase, which translates to MVFKLYQKNKILHQTMNDLFQQSQHNNELTFVENKLNPHLFKNILNSIQSHAYQSYYTIDKLANVLDYVLYETNNQFVTPYHEMEFAKNFIEINKIKLSPLFDLKSKFKFDENDALLHQKVLAPLICIDLIENAFKHADIQSEHSFISIQMELSHGFFILTVSNKISQKPPLLKPHSGIGGQSLETRLQHLYFNKFKLERVVQDEIFNAYLKIDLRNGTH; encoded by the coding sequence TTGGTTTTTAAATTATATCAAAAAAATAAAATTTTGCATCAAACCATGAACGATTTGTTTCAGCAAAGTCAGCACAACAACGAATTAACATTTGTTGAAAATAAGCTGAATCCGCATTTGTTTAAAAATATTTTAAATTCTATTCAATCGCATGCGTATCAATCGTATTATACCATTGATAAATTAGCTAATGTTTTAGATTATGTGTTGTACGAAACCAACAACCAATTTGTAACACCTTATCACGAAATGGAATTCGCTAAGAACTTTATAGAAATTAATAAAATTAAACTAAGCCCGCTGTTTGATTTAAAATCTAAATTTAAGTTTGATGAAAACGATGCATTACTGCATCAAAAAGTTTTAGCACCTCTAATTTGTATTGATTTGATTGAAAATGCTTTTAAGCATGCCGATATTCAGAGCGAACATTCGTTTATTTCAATTCAGATGGAATTAAGCCATGGATTTTTTATCCTAACTGTTTCTAACAAAATATCACAAAAACCTCCGTTATTAAAACCGCATTCGGGTATTGGCGGACAATCTCTAGAAACGCGTTTGCAGCACTTGTATTTTAACAAGTTTAAGTTAGAACGTGTGGTGCAAGACGAAATATTTAATGCCTATTTAAAAATAGATTTACGAAATGGAACCCATTAA
- a CDS encoding pirin family protein yields the protein MLTTTLHKANTRGFADHGWLKSYHTFSFADYFDENRVHFGALRVLNDDYVAGGMGFGQHPHRDMEIISIPLEGDLEHQDSMGNKEIIRHSDVQVMSAGTGVMHSEYNKNSDKAVKFLQIWVIPNQQGVTPRYDQITLNPADRKNTFQQIVSPNANDAGAWIHQNAWFNLADFDAGFEKKYTINQTSNGLYIFVLSGSVTVADQVLETRDGLGIENFTTLNIKALENSSFLLMEVPMLK from the coding sequence ATGCTAACAACAACATTACATAAAGCAAATACACGTGGTTTTGCCGACCACGGATGGCTAAAAAGTTATCATACTTTTAGCTTTGCTGACTATTTTGATGAAAACCGTGTACATTTTGGTGCGCTTCGCGTTTTAAACGACGATTACGTAGCGGGTGGCATGGGCTTTGGTCAGCATCCACATCGTGATATGGAAATTATTTCGATTCCGTTAGAAGGTGATTTGGAGCACCAGGATTCTATGGGAAATAAAGAAATTATTCGTCATAGCGATGTACAAGTTATGAGTGCAGGAACTGGAGTTATGCACAGTGAATATAATAAAAACAGTGATAAAGCCGTTAAGTTTTTACAGATTTGGGTAATTCCAAATCAGCAAGGCGTAACCCCACGTTACGATCAAATTACGTTAAATCCTGCCGATCGTAAAAACACGTTTCAGCAAATTGTTTCGCCAAACGCAAACGATGCCGGAGCTTGGATACACCAAAACGCATGGTTTAATTTAGCCGATTTTGATGCTGGGTTTGAAAAAAAATATACCATAAATCAAACAAGCAACGGATTGTACATTTTTGTATTATCTGGTTCTGTAACAGTTGCCGATCAGGTTTTAGAAACCCGAGATGGATTAGGAATAGAAAATTTTACAACTTTAAACATTAAAGCCCTAGAAAATAGCTCGTTTTTGTTAATGGAGGTACCTATGTTAAAATAA
- a CDS encoding YceI family protein yields the protein MSNIKWTVDPTHTTIGFKVKHMMFTNVKGQFEDYTASAETANEENLVGAKLHFEAKATSINTDNADRDNHLRSADFFDVEKYPTLKFESTAITQKSGNDYVIEGNLTIKDVTKLVQLNGEYSGKLTDPWGNTKSGLNIQGAINRKDFGLSWNSALETGGVLVSEEVKFDIELQFIKQ from the coding sequence ATGTCAAATATTAAATGGACAGTTGATCCAACACACACAACAATTGGTTTTAAAGTTAAACACATGATGTTTACTAACGTTAAAGGTCAATTTGAAGATTACACAGCATCTGCTGAAACTGCAAACGAAGAAAACTTAGTAGGTGCTAAATTGCATTTTGAAGCAAAAGCAACATCTATTAACACAGACAACGCAGACAGAGATAACCACTTAAGAAGTGCTGACTTTTTTGATGTTGAGAAATACCCAACATTAAAATTTGAATCGACTGCAATTACTCAAAAATCTGGTAACGATTACGTTATTGAAGGTAATTTAACTATTAAAGATGTTACTAAATTAGTACAATTAAACGGAGAATATTCTGGAAAATTAACTGATCCATGGGGTAACACAAAATCAGGATTAAATATTCAAGGAGCTATTAACCGTAAAGATTTCGGATTAAGCTGGAACTCAGCTTTAGAAACTGGTGGTGTTTTAGTTTCTGAAGAAGTAAAGTTTGATATCGAATTACAATTCATCAAACAATAA
- a CDS encoding HipA family kinase, with translation MENMNLRTVTVTRYITPLREGGSLPALADADDGFKYVLKFRGAGHGVKALIAELLGGLIAQALALPVPELVFVNLDEQFGKTEADEEIQDLLVFSKGLNMGLHYLQGAFTFDFATNDCDELLASKIVWLDAYITNVDRTYRNTNLLIWKQELWLIDHGAAFYFHHSWSNWEQAAKTPFALIKDHVLISKATKLDEVHAEFTKKLTPEVLQNIVQTIPEDWLLWEGSEQTPDEIRAVYYNFLTLRLANAEIFLNQAKNAR, from the coding sequence ATGGAAAACATGAATTTACGAACGGTAACCGTAACCCGCTATATAACACCTTTACGTGAAGGCGGTTCTTTGCCGGCTTTAGCTGATGCTGATGATGGCTTTAAATACGTTTTAAAATTTAGAGGTGCAGGCCACGGCGTAAAAGCTTTAATTGCCGAACTTTTAGGCGGATTAATTGCACAAGCTTTAGCACTACCGGTACCCGAATTGGTTTTTGTTAATTTAGACGAACAATTCGGAAAAACAGAAGCCGATGAAGAAATTCAGGATTTACTTGTTTTTAGTAAAGGATTAAATATGGGCTTGCATTATTTACAAGGTGCTTTTACCTTTGATTTTGCCACAAACGATTGCGACGAACTTTTAGCCAGTAAAATTGTTTGGTTGGATGCCTATATTACAAACGTTGACCGTACCTACCGCAACACCAATTTATTGATTTGGAAACAAGAATTGTGGTTAATAGATCATGGTGCTGCTTTTTATTTTCATCATTCATGGAGCAATTGGGAACAAGCTGCTAAAACACCTTTCGCCTTAATTAAAGATCATGTTTTAATTAGCAAAGCCACAAAATTAGATGAAGTTCATGCTGAATTTACTAAAAAATTAACCCCAGAAGTTTTACAAAACATTGTACAAACCATTCCTGAAGATTGGTTATTATGGGAAGGTAGTGAACAAACACCTGACGAAATTAGAGCTGTATATTATAATTTTTTAACGCTACGTTTGGCAAACGCCGAAATATTTTTAAATCAGGCAAAAAATGCAAGATAA
- a CDS encoding DUF3037 domain-containing protein — MQDKYIFEYAVIRVVPKVEREEFVNVGLILFSKRLKFLKIQYQIPTHKIQCLCADFDIDQLEKNLAAFEKVCTDKTNRSPISQFEIDEKFRWITAVKSSSIQTSRPHPGYTVNINETFEALYQELVL, encoded by the coding sequence ATGCAAGATAAATATATTTTTGAATACGCAGTAATTCGCGTAGTACCTAAGGTAGAGCGTGAAGAATTTGTAAACGTTGGTTTAATTTTATTTAGCAAACGACTAAAGTTTTTAAAAATTCAGTATCAAATACCAACACATAAAATTCAGTGTTTATGTGCAGATTTTGATATAGATCAGTTAGAAAAAAACTTAGCTGCTTTTGAAAAAGTTTGTACAGATAAAACCAATCGCAGTCCTATTAGTCAATTTGAGATTGATGAAAAGTTTAGATGGATTACAGCCGTTAAAAGCTCGAGCATTCAAACCTCACGCCCGCATCCGGGATACACGGTAAATATAAACGAAACTTTTGAAGCTTTATATCAAGAGCTTGTTTTGTAA
- a CDS encoding AraC family transcriptional regulator encodes MYNKVFFQGLYGSDSIEFARGLINVHPFGEIGKNNNNKVEVHAHNNLFQIFYIESGITEITYQNKSTEIEGPSIITIPKNTPHGFIHHTEVSGWIISLSDSVLESLLNREAEVLFTLYKIFAKNIDVLDANDLVIINILKQCVQEYNENQPGKLIMLQNLVGQLIIHLYRLQHQDNVLEQVIDNSYKVYFRNFMMLIAESRSFKKTIDEYAQELRITTTHLTRVTKNISNKSPREVIVDYYISEAKLLLSNLKYNINEVARELDIEDPSYFSRLFKKKTGITPKEFQRQIKVKA; translated from the coding sequence ATGTACAACAAAGTATTTTTTCAAGGCTTATACGGTAGTGATTCCATCGAGTTTGCTCGCGGGCTAATTAACGTGCATCCGTTTGGCGAAATAGGAAAAAACAACAACAATAAGGTTGAAGTACATGCGCACAACAATTTATTTCAGATTTTTTATATTGAATCAGGAATTACTGAAATTACCTATCAAAACAAATCTACCGAAATAGAAGGACCGAGTATTATCACCATTCCTAAAAATACACCACACGGTTTTATTCACCATACCGAGGTTAGCGGTTGGATTATTTCCTTATCTGATTCTGTACTAGAAAGTTTATTGAACCGAGAAGCTGAAGTGCTTTTTACCTTGTATAAAATTTTTGCAAAAAACATTGATGTTTTAGATGCTAATGATTTAGTTATTATTAACATATTAAAACAATGTGTACAAGAATATAATGAGAATCAACCCGGTAAACTAATCATGTTGCAAAATCTAGTTGGGCAACTTATTATTCATTTATATCGCTTACAACACCAAGATAATGTGTTAGAACAAGTAATAGATAATTCGTACAAAGTTTATTTCAGAAACTTTATGATGCTCATTGCAGAATCACGTTCGTTTAAAAAAACGATTGATGAATACGCACAAGAATTAAGGATTACAACCACACATTTAACGCGTGTAACAAAAAACATCTCCAACAAATCGCCTCGAGAAGTAATTGTAGATTATTACATATCCGAAGCTAAACTTTTACTATCTAACCTAAAGTACAACATTAACGAGGTTGCTCGTGAATTGGACATAGAAGATCCAAGTTATTTCTCTCGTTTATTTAAAAAGAAAACAGGCATTACGCCCAAAGAATTTCAGAGGCAAATTAAAGTAAAAGCGTAA